From a single Azospirillaceae bacterium genomic region:
- a CDS encoding calcium-binding protein produces MPTLPGSQQQVATQGITDADQVALTSALSQVAGTSTVTATSVSVTTGDTTSTSLSTPVTFGTSQVSSVSSVVVANTDTSGNLSLAAVDLTSTSAGDNSGGTVLTNVVADSSLTSVVLTGTAAGNTTALFLDANAGGKVVVGDAGNDFLILGGSSSTSVDSPANTVVAGIGNDSIIGSSTNDVISSSAGNDIINGGAGSDSIVGGSGFDTLGGGAGDDTIVAGSGGGYIIGEAGNDSLVGGAGSDTFIYSPGDGNDTIVGFDPTQDVIGFTSTDFGTSTALDLGSLIQNATVSNGNTVLSLPDGSTITVQGLTGASLSWFTSKG; encoded by the coding sequence ATGCCAACTCTTCCAGGTTCACAGCAACAGGTCGCCACCCAGGGTATTACCGATGCCGACCAGGTTGCGCTGACCAGTGCCCTGTCGCAGGTCGCGGGCACCAGCACAGTCACGGCGACGTCCGTCTCTGTGACGACCGGCGATACGACGTCCACCAGCCTGTCGACGCCGGTCACCTTCGGCACCAGCCAGGTGTCCTCGGTTTCCAGCGTGGTCGTGGCCAACACCGACACCAGCGGCAACCTGTCGCTGGCGGCGGTCGACCTGACCAGCACGAGCGCCGGTGACAACAGCGGCGGCACCGTGCTGACCAACGTTGTCGCGGACAGCAGCCTCACCTCCGTGGTGCTGACCGGCACCGCCGCCGGCAACACCACCGCCCTGTTCCTGGACGCCAACGCCGGCGGCAAGGTCGTGGTCGGCGACGCCGGCAACGATTTCCTGATCCTGGGTGGCAGCAGCAGCACTTCCGTGGATAGCCCCGCGAATACCGTTGTGGCCGGCATCGGCAACGACAGCATCATCGGCTCCTCGACCAACGACGTGATCTCGTCGTCCGCCGGTAACGACATCATCAACGGTGGCGCTGGCAGCGACAGCATCGTCGGTGGTTCCGGCTTCGATACGCTGGGCGGCGGCGCTGGCGACGACACCATCGTGGCGGGTTCCGGCGGCGGCTACATTATTGGTGAGGCCGGCAACGACAGCCTGGTCGGCGGCGCTGGCAGCGACACCTTCATCTACTCGCCGGGCGACGGCAACGACACCATCGTCGGTTTCGATCCGACGCAGGACGTCATCGGCTTCACCAGCACCGACTTCGGCACCTCGACCGCTCTGGACCTCGGCTCGCTGATCCAGAACGCCACTGTGTCGAACGGCAACACCGTTCTTTCTCTGCCGGATGGTTCCACCATCACCGTGCAGGGCCTGACCGGTGCCAGCCTGTCCTGGTTCACCAGCAAGGGCTGA
- a CDS encoding replication initiation protein, translating into MADRLVSSGDAVMPYRAHEMGTRDLTGPGIVIDMDTGGTVEPAVPALAEENALGLTAKVAAATFERDGYKHLIKAAEAVYSYPANGSRLSLPAQKMLNFMIHLAGSQNFANKLYRLPKKVVRGNHKGNERIFDAVKEIYESSLVVIGPFRGRRSRAELRILSSYVRPEEEIESDSADIHFQFTDAFLELQRASKLWARLSGPAMVKVTSTYALKLYEIGMQRYQMDFPSLSLDIDTLRRLLNVPEGAYKDFGILRTRTIDRAIAEVNQLAPFRVEMADAKMVRRGRKVEEVTLDFYAKDEDEVADTFLERERHSVGRRARRIGKVEKLEAPTVEATPLPDADDANALWAAARHALLAKNVPAPLLRDLEVERIEETARGERRLVLLAGHPATAQTARMNHEASIRGVLSSLTSGSITGVEITAPPRRKDAPTP; encoded by the coding sequence GTGGCTGACCGCCTGGTGTCGTCCGGCGATGCCGTGATGCCGTACCGGGCGCATGAGATGGGGACGCGCGACCTGACGGGGCCCGGCATCGTCATCGATATGGACACCGGCGGCACGGTGGAGCCCGCGGTACCCGCGCTGGCGGAAGAGAATGCGCTGGGCCTGACGGCCAAGGTGGCGGCGGCGACGTTCGAGCGTGACGGCTACAAGCACCTGATCAAGGCGGCGGAGGCTGTGTATTCCTACCCCGCCAACGGGTCGCGCCTGTCGCTGCCGGCGCAGAAGATGCTGAACTTCATGATCCACCTGGCCGGCAGCCAGAACTTCGCCAACAAGCTCTATCGCCTGCCCAAGAAGGTGGTGCGCGGCAACCACAAGGGTAATGAGCGCATCTTCGACGCGGTGAAGGAGATTTACGAGTCCAGCCTGGTGGTCATCGGCCCCTTCCGCGGCCGCCGGTCGCGGGCGGAGTTGCGCATCCTCAGCAGCTATGTGCGGCCGGAGGAGGAGATCGAAAGCGACAGCGCCGACATCCACTTCCAGTTCACCGACGCCTTCCTGGAACTGCAGCGGGCGTCCAAGCTGTGGGCGCGGCTGTCGGGCCCGGCCATGGTCAAGGTCACCAGCACCTACGCGCTGAAGCTCTATGAGATCGGCATGCAGCGTTACCAGATGGATTTCCCGTCGCTGTCGCTGGATATCGACACCCTGCGCCGCCTGCTGAACGTGCCGGAAGGCGCTTACAAGGATTTCGGCATCCTGCGCACCCGCACCATCGACCGTGCCATCGCCGAGGTGAACCAGCTGGCGCCCTTCCGCGTGGAAATGGCGGATGCCAAGATGGTGCGCCGGGGCCGCAAGGTGGAAGAGGTCACCCTGGACTTCTACGCCAAGGACGAGGATGAGGTGGCCGACACCTTCCTGGAACGGGAACGGCACAGTGTCGGCCGTCGCGCCCGCCGTATCGGCAAGGTGGAGAAGCTGGAGGCGCCGACGGTGGAGGCCACCCCCCTGCCCGACGCCGACGACGCCAACGCCCTGTGGGCCGCCGCCCGCCACGCCCTGCTGGCCAAGAACGTTCCCGCCCCCCTGTTGCGCGACCTGGAGGTGGAACGCATCGAGGAGACGGCGCGCGGCGAACGCCGGCTCGTGCTGCTGGCCGGTCACCCCGCCACGGCGCAGACGGCGCGCATGAACCATGAGGCCAGCATCCGCGGCGTACTGTCATCGCTGACCTCCGGTTCCATCACCGGGGTGGAGATCACCGCACCCCCGCGCCGTAAGGATGCCCCCACGCCGTAA
- a CDS encoding AAA family ATPase has protein sequence MEGADLRAAREARGETQQTFADWLNASLGRKYDKGRLSRWETGGEKIPQAVIDLLTAPRRRARQTATIIALSNQKGGVGKTSASVNICAALAALGQRVLLVDADPQASATVHLGISQAAMSEAGKTTYHVMLKDQATGQAAVPVCEGRFHLLPSTILLSAAETELIAEPMGTLVLRERLAMVRRAYDYILIDCPPHLGMLTLNALAAADSVLIPVQTEMLALMGVPLLLDTISKVRRRGNPDLSVIGILPTMFTARHTQDRATLADLEARFGGALRIFTPVPRATIFPQSVAAGQPTIDVASDPATVAPFREVAQALLEADGEDVAHVA, from the coding sequence ATGGAGGGGGCGGATTTGCGGGCCGCGCGTGAAGCGCGGGGCGAAACGCAACAGACCTTTGCCGACTGGCTGAACGCCAGCCTGGGCCGCAAGTATGACAAGGGCCGCCTCTCGCGCTGGGAAACGGGCGGGGAGAAGATCCCCCAGGCGGTGATCGACCTGCTGACCGCCCCCCGCCGCCGCGCGCGGCAGACCGCCACCATCATCGCCCTGTCCAATCAGAAGGGCGGCGTGGGCAAGACCAGCGCGTCGGTCAACATCTGTGCAGCATTGGCGGCGTTGGGTCAGCGCGTGCTGCTGGTCGATGCCGACCCGCAGGCCAGCGCCACGGTGCACTTAGGAATCAGCCAGGCCGCCATGTCGGAGGCGGGCAAGACCACCTATCACGTCATGCTGAAGGACCAGGCGACCGGCCAGGCGGCCGTGCCGGTGTGCGAGGGACGCTTCCACCTGCTGCCCAGCACCATCCTGCTGTCGGCGGCGGAGACGGAACTGATCGCGGAGCCCATGGGCACCCTGGTGCTGCGCGAGCGCCTGGCCATGGTCCGCCGGGCTTATGACTACATCCTGATCGACTGCCCGCCGCACCTGGGCATGCTGACGCTGAACGCGCTTGCCGCCGCCGACAGCGTGCTGATCCCGGTGCAGACGGAGATGCTGGCCCTCATGGGCGTGCCGCTGCTGCTGGACACTATTAGTAAGGTAAGGCGGCGCGGCAACCCGGACCTCAGCGTCATCGGCATCCTGCCCACCATGTTCACCGCCCGCCACACCCAGGACCGGGCCACCCTGGCCGACCTCGAGGCGCGCTTCGGCGGGGCGCTGCGCATCTTCACGCCGGTGCCGCGCGCCACCATCTTCCCCCAGTCGGTGGCGGCGGGGCAGCCCACCATCGATGTGGCGTCCGACCCGGCAACCGTGGCACCTTTCCGCGAAGTTGCCCAAGCCCTGCTTGAGGCGGATGGAGAGGACGTCGCCCATGTCGCGTAA
- a CDS encoding ParB/RepB/Spo0J family partition protein, which produces MSRKLARSNPALAATAAGLLPATAKPLNKLYGTSEDFPELVELDLDQVHANPDQPRRHFDEAALKELADSIGAQGLIQPIVVRKRAEGGYLIAAGERRWRAHRLLGKATIFAIVTQGGVDEIALIENLQRQDLDALEVAWGLSRLGEAHGYTQDQLAGAVGLSKSEVSRLLALARLPESILAEYPAHRDQVSKSHLFILVDAEDDIARLRLWGLIKAGATIKTLRAANRPAEAAPTPEPKALPAPSRVITRLERDLAQLVPGPKGLAAKDRERLTQLRDRLDALLG; this is translated from the coding sequence ATGTCGCGTAAACTGGCCCGCAGCAATCCCGCCCTGGCGGCGACGGCGGCCGGCCTGTTGCCGGCCACGGCCAAGCCGCTGAACAAGCTGTACGGCACGTCGGAGGATTTCCCCGAACTGGTGGAACTGGACCTGGACCAGGTCCATGCCAACCCCGACCAGCCGCGCCGTCATTTCGACGAGGCGGCGCTGAAGGAATTGGCCGACAGCATCGGCGCCCAGGGCCTGATCCAGCCCATCGTGGTGCGCAAGCGGGCGGAGGGCGGCTATCTGATTGCCGCCGGTGAACGCCGTTGGCGTGCCCACCGCCTGTTGGGCAAGGCCACCATCTTCGCCATCGTGACCCAGGGCGGCGTGGATGAGATCGCGCTGATCGAAAACCTGCAGCGCCAGGACCTGGACGCGCTGGAGGTGGCCTGGGGCCTATCGCGCCTGGGCGAGGCGCATGGCTACACCCAGGACCAACTGGCCGGTGCCGTGGGTCTGAGCAAGTCGGAGGTGTCGCGCCTGCTGGCCCTGGCGCGCCTGCCGGAAAGCATCCTGGCGGAATATCCGGCCCACCGCGACCAAGTCAGCAAAAGCCACCTGTTCATCCTGGTGGATGCCGAAGATGACATCGCCCGCCTGCGCCTGTGGGGCCTGATCAAGGCCGGCGCCACCATCAAGACCCTGCGCGCCGCCAACCGGCCAGCGGAAGCGGCCCCCACGCCGGAACCCAAGGCGTTGCCCGCGCCGTCGCGGGTCATCACCCGGCTGGAACGCGACCTGGCCCAACTGGTTCCCGGCCCCAAGGGCCTGGCGGCCAAGGATCGGGAGCGGCTGACGCAGCTGCGCGACAGGTTGGATGCGCTGCTGGGATAG
- a CDS encoding MarR family transcriptional regulator yields the protein MPAPKTKISQTDRDLGPMGAGAVETTLDCSKLTCFIGFNLVRAETVIRRRLMEQLAPCQLTLAEFALLSLISVNQGANQRQAGEVLEIAPPNMAHLVDRLAGRGLLTRVRGRRDRRVQLLSLTDAGYELLVQAETLVEEQEAGVSAVLTPEEQTQLLGLLNKIRAL from the coding sequence ATGCCGGCCCCCAAGACCAAAATAAGCCAGACCGACAGGGACTTGGGCCCCATGGGCGCCGGGGCGGTGGAAACGACGCTGGATTGTTCCAAGCTGACCTGTTTCATCGGTTTCAACCTGGTGCGGGCGGAAACCGTGATCCGGCGGCGGCTGATGGAACAGCTGGCGCCCTGCCAGCTGACCTTGGCGGAGTTCGCGCTGCTAAGCCTGATCAGCGTGAACCAGGGCGCCAATCAGCGCCAGGCGGGCGAGGTACTGGAAATCGCGCCCCCCAACATGGCGCACCTGGTGGACCGTCTGGCCGGCCGGGGCCTGCTGACCCGTGTCCGGGGCCGCCGGGACCGCCGTGTGCAACTGCTGAGCCTGACCGACGCGGGTTATGAGTTGCTGGTCCAGGCCGAAACCCTGGTGGAAGAGCAGGAGGCCGGGGTGTCCGCCGTCCTGACCCCAGAGGAACAGACCCAGCTGCTGGGCCTGCTGAACAAAATCCGGGCGCTGTAA